Proteins co-encoded in one Nicotiana sylvestris chromosome 7, ASM39365v2, whole genome shotgun sequence genomic window:
- the LOC104226119 gene encoding trifunctional UDP-glucose 4,6-dehydratase/UDP-4-keto-6-deoxy-D-glucose 3,5-epimerase/UDP-4-keto-L-rhamnose-reductase RHM1-like — protein sequence MSTYTPKNILITGAAGFIASHVANRLVRSYPDYKIVVLDKLDYCSNLKNLNPSRSSPNFKFVKGDIGSADLVNYLLITESIDTIMHFAAQTHVDNSFGNSFEFTKNNIYGTHVLLEACKVTGQIRRFIHVSTDEVYGETDEDAVVGNHEASQLLPTNPYSATKAGAEMLVMAYGRSYGLPVITTRGNNVYGPNQFPEKLIPKFINLAMRGKPLPIHGDGSNVRSYLYCEDVAEAFEVVLHRGEVGHVYNIGTKKERRVIDVAKDLCKLFDKDPDASIQFVENRPFNDQRYFLDDQKLKNLGWSERTTWEEGLKKTMDWYISNPDWWGDVSGALLPHPRMLMMPGGVERGAEKDDSGSSECSGNPNQTRMVVPASKIGNPPNKSPYKFLIYGRTGWIGGLLGKLCEKQGIPYEYGRGRLQDRSQLLADIHAVKPTHVFNAAGVTGRPNVDWCESHKTETIRTNVAGTLNLADVCKEHGLLMMNFATGCIFEYDAAHPEGSGIGFKEEDTPNFAGSFYSKTKAMVEELLKEYENVCTLRVRMPISSDLSNPRNFITKISRYNKVVNIPNSMTILDELLPISIEMAKRNLKGIWNFTNPGVVSHNEILEMYKKYINPDFTWANFTLEEQAKVIVAARSNNEMDASKLKKEFPELLPIKESLVKYVFEPNRKTAA from the exons ATGTCGACGTACACTCCTAAGAATATACTCATTACTGGGGCTGCAGGGTTTATTGCATCTCATGTTGCCAACCGCCTTGTTCGGAGTTACCCCGACTACAAAATCGTTGTGCTTGACAAGCTTGATTATTGTTCCAACCTGAAAAACCTTAATCCATCTCGATCCTCCCCTAATTTCAAGTTTGTTAAGGGAGACATTGGCAGCGCTGATCTTGTTAACTATCTTCTCATCACTGAGTCCATTGACACTATAATGCACTTTGCTGCTCAGACCCATGTTGACAACTCCTTTGGTAATAGCTTTGAGTTCACCAAGAACAACATTTATGGTACACACGTGCTATTAGAGGCTTGCAAAGTTACTGGTCAGATCAGAAGGTTTATCCATGTCAGCACGGATGAGGTTTACGGGGAGACCGATGAGGATGCTGTTGTGGGAAACCATGAAGCCTCACAACTCCTTCCTACGAACCCATATTCAGCCACTAAAGCTGGGGCTGAAATGCTTGTTATGGCATATGGGAGATCATACGGATTGCCTGTTATAACCACTAGAGGGAATAATGTGTATGGTCCCAATCAATTTCCTGAGAAGTTAATCCCAAAGTTTATAAATCTAGCCATGAGGGGGAAGCCTCTTCCTATTCACGGAGATGGTTCAAATGTTAGAAGTTATTTGTACTGTGAGGATGTTGCTGAGGCTTTCGAGGTCGTTCTTCACCGAGGAGAGGTTGGTCATGTTTATAACATTGGAACTAAGAAAGAGAGGAGGGTGATTGATGTTGCCAAAGATCTATGCAAGCTTTTTGACAAGGATCCTGACGCAAGCATTCAGTTTGTGGAGAACAGGCCCTTCAATGACCAGAGGTATTTTCTCGATGATCAGAAGTTGAAGAACTTGGGTTGGTCAGAGAGGACCACATGGGAAGAGGGTCTGAAAAAAACCATGGACTGGTATATCAGTAATCCTGATTGGTGGGGAGATGTCTCTGGAGCATTGCTTCCCCATCCTAGAATGCTGATGATGCCTGGTGGGGTAGAGAGAGGAGCTGAAAAAGATGATTCGGGATCATCTGAGTGCTCTGGAAACCCCAACCAGACCCGGATGGTAGTTCCAGCTTCCAAGATCGGCAACCCCCCTAATAAATCACCTTATAAGTTTTTGATTTATGGTAGGACTGGTTGGATTGGTGGTCTGCTAGGAAAGCTATGTGAGAAACAGGGAATTCCTTATGAGTATGGAAGGGGACGTCTGCAGGATCGGTCACAACTTTTGGCAGACATTCACGCTGTCAAGCCCACACATGTATTCAATGCTGCTGGTGTCACCGGTAGACCTAACGTTGATTGGTGTGAAAGTCATAAAACTGAAACAATTCGTACAAATGTTGCTGGAACTCTAAACTTGGCTGATGTTTGTAAAGAGCATGGTTTACTGATGATGAATTTTGCAACTGGTTGCATATTTGAATATGATGCTGCACACCCAGAAGGTTCTGGTATTGGATTCAAAGAGGAAGACACGCCCAATTTCGCTGGTTCTTTCTATTCAAAGACCAAGGCTATG GTTGAAGAGTTGCTGAAAGAATACGAGAATGTTTGCACCCTCAGAGTCCGGATGCCAATATCTTCAGACCTCAGCAACCCCCGGAATTTCATTACCAAGATTAGTCGCTACAATAAGGTGGTTAATATTCCCAACAGCATGACAATTTTGGATGAGCTTCTTCCAATTTCAATTGAGATGGCAAAACGTAATCTCAAGGGCATATGGAACTTCACAAACCCCGGTGTTGTGAGCCATAATGAGATTTTGGAGATGTACAAGAAATATATAAACCCAGACTTTACATGGGCCAATTTCACATTGGAAGAACAGGCTAAGGTAATTGTTGCAGCTCGCAGTAACAATGAGATGGATGCTtcaaagttgaaaaaggagttCCCTGAGTTGCTGCCAATCAAGGAATCATTGGTCAAATATGTGTTTGAACCAAACAGAAAAACTGCTGCATAA